The Pontibacter korlensis sequence GCATGGCATGGTTTACAGTAACAAATGGTCCGCCCTTCAGGCTAAAGGTCATGGTGCCATAGTCTCCGGCAGGCATTAGCCAAGTGTTGTCTGCATAAACAGGATTCCAGTTCCAGCAGTCTCCTCCTTCTTCCATACAAGCTCCTTCCCAGCCGTTATCGGTGCCGTAGAAGTATAATGGGCCGTCAAAGTATTTTGCCTCAATGTCCAGTATCCAGGTTTTCTCTTCTCCCACACCTCCAGTCAGAGCTGTCCAAAGTGGGTCGTCCACGTAGTTCAGGTTATCTTCTGTAACCTCAATCGTTACCGGATCCATTTCTACTACTCCACCAGCTGTCATGGCAGAAAACTTAATCACGTACTCTCCCTGGAAGGCAAAGCGAACAGTATCTACGGCACGGTTAGAGCGGCCAGTGCCGTAGTCCCACATTGACACGGTGCCTGGAGTCTCGTTTATCAGGATGACGGTGTTGCCTCCCTCATCAATAGACCTGTCCTGTACTACCCTGAAGTGAATTTCATCCTTGCTGAGCATCCTGCCCAACTCGGGACTGTCGTCCTCGCACGATGTTATCAGGAACACCGGCAAAAGCAGTAGGTACCAAAGTATTTTAAAGCTTTTCATCTGTTATCTTTTTATGTTCAGACAGTACCTCCTGGTTTAGGCAAGCCTATGCCTAAAGCATAGAGGTTTCAATCTCTTTTCAGCACTTCTGTTACCAACCCATGTTCTGGGTTAAGACACCATCAGACAAAGTGATCTCGTTATAAGGTATCTGCTGCAGCCCTTGTGTCTGGCTTATGTTGCTGGCAGAAATAGTCTTTGTCACTTCAGTTCCGCCGTTCAGCAGCGTAGTGGTTTCGGCTATGGTAGCTGCGGCCGTCTCTACTCCCTGGCGCAACAGGTCCCAGTAGCGGTGGCCCTCGAAGGCAAATTCCAGGCGTCGCTCTGTCATTATGTTTTGCTGCGTTACAGCTAATGGCGTGAAGTTATCCTGGTAAGCACGCTTCCGCACCATATCGAAGTATGTCTGCGCATGAGGGCTACCCAACTCGGCTGCCATCAGCAGCACATCAGCATATCGGATAGAGAAGTAGTCCTGGTACTGCCCGATCATGAAGTTGGTAGCACCACTACTCACCGGAACGCTGTTTCCGTTTTCGTCTACCATTGGCGTATACTTCTTATTGTAGTAGCCAGTATACTCCCTTTGCTTCTCCTGATTCACGAAAGGAATTTCTTCTTCCTCAATGGCAATGATGGAGGCTGTTCTGCGCGTATCGTTTTCGCTGTAGGCATTCCACAGCCTTGGGTTCACGGTACCACCACCCCAACCGTTGCCATACGGGAAGTAAGCTTGTTCGCGCATACCCAGCATTACCATCCAATGGTTGCCGTCGGTGTTGCCATCGTAGTCGCTGGTGTAAGTATACCTAACTGAGAAGATGATCTCCTTATTTGTCTCTCCTGCAAAATTTTGCAGAGAAGCTGCTGGCCAAAGTCTGGCAAAGTCCTCTACCAGTCCGTGTCCGCTGCTGGCAATCACATCCTCCAGGTAAGCCAGTGCCTGATCTTTTGTGATAACGCCTGCAAGATCACCTCTTCCGTAATAGCCAGTATAGTATAGGAAAACACGCCCGATTAAAGACTCAGCCGCCCATTTAGTTACACGACCGTAAGTGGCAGGTGACTGTGCCGGGTAAGACACCGATGCAAGGTTCTCAGCAGCAAACTTCAGGTCCTCAGCAATTACGGCGTATACTTCCTCTGGCGCTACCTGTGGTAGATTTTCACGCGATGGCTCGGTCAGCAAAGGAATATTTCCCCACAGCCTTACCATGTCAAAGTATAAGTACGCGCGCAGGAACCTTGCTTCTGCCTCATATGTGGTTCTCAGTTCCTCATTACCTGTCCAATCAATCTGGTCCATCTTGTTGAGGAGCACATTACAGCGATAAACGGCACGGTAGTAGGCTGTCCAGTTAGCACCGAACAGGTTTTGATCTGATGGAGAACGTTGCCTGTCAAACTCGTCGAGCATCTGATAACCAAAGCCATCAGAGTTACCTGTGCCTCCAAAGGTGTTGTCAGACATCACCTCAGATGCTACCGGAAAGCTTACGCCATCGGCCCAGACTACCTGCAGGCCATCGTAGCAACCAACCAGTGCCTTGAAGGCATCGTCAGGTGTTCTGTAAAAGTTTTCTTCAGTGGCTGTTATTATTGGTTCTGCATCGAGAAAATCATCGCCACAGCTCCCCAGGGTAAGAAGTCCTAAAGACAGTACCAGTATATTTAACTTTTTCATACTTCTGTTTTCTAGATGTTAGAATCTGATGTTTGCACCGATCATGGTTGTTCTTGGGCGTGGGTAATACCCCAGGTCTACCCCTTGAGCAAAGCCAATAGAGTAACCAATCTCAGGATCCATGCCGTTGTAGCGGGTAAAGGTGTACAGGTTCTGCACTGATGCATACAGCCTCACTTGCTTGATAAAGCCTTTGTTTAGCAGCTTACCGAAGTCATAGCCCAGCGTTACGTTGCTTATTCTCAGGAAGTCACCGTCGTGGATGTACAGGTCTGAGAAGTTGGTCCAGTTGCGGTTGTCTTCTGTTACACGTGGCATGGTGTTAGATGAACCCGGCCCGTGCCAGCGATCCAGGATGGATGCTGAGTAATTGGCAAACTGGTTGGCCTGGTTACGGTAAGATTGCACGATGTCGTTTCCGGCAACACCTGAGGCTAATACCGATATATCGAAGCCCTTGTAGTTAGCCGACAAAGTCGCGCCAAAAGTATACTCTGGGTTCGGGTTACCGATCATCACTCTATCCTGATCGTTAATGATGCCATCACCATTCTGATCGACAAACTTAACATCCCCTGGTCTTGCATTTGGCTGTATTACCCTGCCCTCGCCTGAGCGGTAAGAGCCAACCTCTTCTTCTGTCTGGAAGATACCTGCTGTCTCAAGACCCCAGAAGTACCCGATTGGGTAGCCGTTCTGTGCTCTGTAGAATTCTAAAGAGTTATCGTAAAGCTGATTGATTTCACCGTGGATGATACCGTCCGTGGTAGGAATCTGGCCTACCTTGTTTTTGTTGTAGGCTCCGTTTACGCCGACAGAGTAGTTAAACTCCCCAATCTTGTCGCTGTAGTTAAGGGCTAATTCCACACCTGTGTTGCGCACATCGCCACCGTTAACATATGGCGGCAGGCCACCTGCTGTGGCAGGCACGCGTGCCTCAATCAGCCAGTCTTTTGTGATCTTACTGTACCAGTCGAATGTAACGCTGATCTTGTTGTTCAGCAGGTAAGCATCAAAACCGAAGTTGGTCTGCTCCGACGTTTCCCACTGCAAGTCCAGGTTGCTCAGGCGGCTTGGGAAAGCACCAGGTGTCAGCAGTGCATCGCCAGGTACCAGGGCACCTTCTCCTGGGCCAAAAGTATAGTTTGTGTTGTTGAAGTTAACCTGAGCCATGTATCTGAACGCAGGAATGTTTTGGCTACCTACCTGCCCCCAGCTACCGCGCAGCTTAAAGTAATCCAGCCACTCTGCTGAGTTTTGCAGGAATGCCTCCTCAGACACTACCCAACCGGCTGAAACGGATGGGAAGTAACCCCAACGGTTATTTGGAGCAAATCTGGAAGAACCATCTGCACGAAAAGTGGTATTCAGCAAATACTTCTCTTTATAGTTGTAGTTGAGCCTTCCGAAGTACGACATTCTTCTGTCCTGATCGTATGGTGCACCTGTCAGGCTGATGTTAACTCCGTCGGCATTAGTGGCATTGCTTAGCCATGCGTGCTCCAGATCGTTGAAGATGAGGTTCGTGTTGCTGCCGTAGATACTGGAGCCGTCGTTCTGGAAAGCAGAAGAACCAATCATCGCCTCAAAACCGTGGTCCTGGCCTAACGTGAAGTTGTAGCTCAGCAAGTTGTCCCACAGCAAGGTTCTACCCTTGTTCAGGGACTGGCTGGCTCTGGTAAAGTCGTTAAAGTTGTAAATCGACAATCTGTAGGTCGGGGTAAAGGAACGGCTTTCGCCTGCCGAATAATCCACCCCTAAACTTGTTCTGAACTTAAGGTTCTTGATCGGCTCAATAGACAAGTAAACATCGCCGAGCAACCTTTGGCTGTTTCTTCTGTTCTGGTTGCTGTACACCATCTGGGCGTAAGGGTTAGCCTCCCCACCACCTGTCCATGCTGCGCCTGAGTTATCCCAGAAGTTGCCCTCCTCATCATACATCGGTACAAAAGGGCTTGTGTTGAAGGCACCTCTTAAGGAGTTGTTATACTGGTTGCCTACACCAATACCGTTGTTGTTGATGTAGGCGAAAGTCAGGTGCTCCCCTATCTTTACCACATCCTTGTACAGGTTGTGTTCAGTGTTGATTCTGAAGTTGTAGCGCTCATAGAAAGAGAGATCCTTGCCACCTACAATACCCTCCTGCGAAGTATAAGAAAGGCCTGTGGAGAAGGAAGAACCTTCAGAAGCGCCCTGGGCACCAAACGAGTAGTTTTGGGTTACAGCGTTATCTACAAACATTTCATCAAGCCAGTTTGTACCCTCGCCCATAGCCGCAATTTCTTCATTCGTAAAGCGCGGCAGCTTGCCTGAGTTAATCATCGCCTCGTTCATGATAGAGGCATACTCACGCGCATTTAGCATGTCGTGCTTCTTGGCCACATTCTGTACGCCGTAGTAAGTATCAAACGTGATCTGTGTTGGCTGGCCGGCCTTACCTGATCTGGTGGTGATGAGTACCACACCGTTGGCCGCCTGCGATCCGTAAATAGCGGCGGAAGCAGCATCTTTCAACACATCGATAGACTGAATATCAGCCGGGTTCAGGAAAGAGATGTCGCTGGTTAGTACACCGTCCACGACATACAGAGGACCGGAGTTACCGATGGTACCCAAGCCACGCACTAATACTCTCATTCCCTCACCAGGCTGACCTGAAGTAGAAGAAATCTGCACACCAGGAGCCTGGCCTTGTAAAGCCTGCAGTGCGTTTGTGGTACTCTGCTTCTGGATTTCCTCACCAGATACCTGCGTGGTAGCACCAGTTACCAGCTTCTTCTGCTGTGTACCGTAGCCAACTACCACTACCTCTTCCAGTGCCTTCACATCCTCACCGAGCGCCACATTTATTTGGCTCCGGTTATTTACGGCTACCTCTTGCGGTACAAAGCCAGTAAAGGAGAAGATCAGAGTGGCATTACCGGAAGGAATCTGCAGCTGATAGTTACCTTCTGCATCAGAAACAGTTCCTTTTGTTGGGTCACTTTTCATGCGCACACTTACACCAGGCAGGCCCATTCCATCTGCACCAGATGTTACCCGCCCGCTGACAGTATGCTGAGCGTAGGCCATACTGCATAGGCAGCATAGCCAGACTAATAGTAAGACTTTCCTCATGGAATTTTACTTTAGGTTAAGTTTTAAAAGTTCATCAATACAGCAGCAGTATTTATCACTGTAGTTTTACAGTCTTAGCCTTACCGGTGTATTTTACTGTTCTCACAGGCTTGGCATCAAACTGAAGCGCTTTAGGGTTGTTTCGGTCTACAAACACCACGTTGAAAGCTCTCTTTTTCAGCATTCCGTCAAACTCACCCTGGCGCTTGCCTATCGTTAATGTTTTAGAGGCTTCGTTATAGGTGATTGGAATGGTCGCAAACTTTCCGTTCTCGTAGTTGTAGTTGGTGTTCTCGTCTTCGTAAAGCTCGAACTTGCCGTCTTTGCCACCATATACATACAGCGTAATAAGGTCGGCAGGCTTCTCGGTGGTGTATTCAATCTCAGGCCCGTATGGAAGTATGGCGCCTTCTTTCACAAAGATTGGCATGCGCTCATAAGGGGCATCGGCATTAACTTCCTGTCCTCCCTGCACATACTTGCCGTCGTACAGGTTGTACCACCCGGTGTTGGCTGGCAAGTATACTTTTCTGGAAGTGGCATGTCGCTCGTATACAGGGTTAATGAGCAGGCTCGGACCGAACATGAACTGATCGCCTATGTTCTGCACTTTCTTATCAGCTCCGAAATCCATGACCAGGGCACGCATAATGGTGTAGTCGTTATGATACACATGACCTGCCAGAGAGTAGATGTATGGCATCAGACGGTAACGCAGCTTGTTATAGTAGACAATAGACTGGTAAGCCTTGTGGTCTTCAGGTGCGATGTTAAACACCTCGCGGTAAGGGTACTGCCCGTGGGCACGGTATAGCGGTGTGAAGGTACCAAACTGATACCAACGGGTATTCAGCTCTCTCCACTCTTCCAGTGCATCTCCTTGTGGCTCTGGTCTATCATACTTATTCTCCACAAAAAAGCCGCCGATATCGGTTGTCCAGTAAGGCAGGCCAGACATAGAGAAGTTTAGACCAGCAGGAATCTGGCGCGCCATCTCCGGGAAAGTAGAGGCAATGTCTCCGCTCCAGGTGGCGGCACCGTAGCGCTGCAACCCGGCAAAAGCCGAGCGTGTCAGGATAAACACGCGCTCGTTCGGGTTCACGCTTCGCTGCCCTTCGTATATGCCTTTGTTATGTACCAACACATAAGCGTTGAAGTACTTATCGGCAGCCCCTAGGTAAGTCGGGTTCATGAGCGTTTTCCGGTGCTCAATAGAAGAGTTGGAAAGAATGTCTGGCTCGGTAGCATCCTGCCACCAGGCATCCACGCCAAGGCTATACAGTTTCTCGCTAAGCAGCTCCCAGAACATCTTTCTACCTTCCGGATTGAAGGCATCGTAAAAAGTAGAAACATATCCCTTCCCGATCCAGTCACGGATACCTTCATTTATACTTGTTTTATAGAGTAGGCCCTTCTCGTCAAACTTCTTATAGGCGTCTATGCCCTCGTAAAACTTAGGCCAGGTAGAAATCATGAAGTGCACATTATACTTGTTATGCAGCTCATCAATCATACCCTTTGGATCAGGAAAGCGCTTCTCATCAAACTCCTGGCTACCCCACTGATCCTCTTCCCAGTAAGACCAGTCCTGCACGATATTATCGATCGGGATGTGGCGCTCACGAAACTCTTTTACCACGTTCATGAGCTCTTCTTGGGTCTTGTAGCGCTCACGGCTTTGCCAGAAGCCCATCGCCCACTTAGGCATTACCTGGGCGTCTCCTGTAAGGGTACGGTAGCCGCTGATCACCTCGTCCATGTTGTTGCCATACACGAAGTAGTAGTCTATCTCATCTCCGGCCTCAGAGGCAAAAGAGAACTTATCTTTATTCTGCTGGCTGATCGGCGTTAAGTAACGCAGCGCGAGGTAAGACTGTCCGCCATCTGGCTTCCACTCTATTCTGAAAGCGTGTTTCTGGCCCTTCTTCAGTTCATGGGCAAAAACCGATAGGCCCGGGTTCCAGGCTTCGCGCCAGTTATCCAGCAACACCTTATTATCAATCCACACTTTTACATAGCCTGAAGAAGGCATGGTAAAATGATGCTCACCTGTTTCATCGCTTTCAATAAAGCCTTCCCAGGTGATGGTGCCTCCCTCCAGAGAGTATCCCTCCGGAAAGTCATCCTGCTGTTGCAGGAACTCGTAGTTGATCTCCTTCTCCTGGCGCACGATAGGCGCTTTACCTGATTTTGGATCAGATATATAAGTAGCGGTCAGAGCGCCCGGCTTCTGATCTTTGGTGTAAAGTTTCAGCTTAGAAATCTCCTGGTACGGCCTTACATCACCAAACTTAGTGATAGAGGTGTTGTCCCAGAGAACACCGTAGTTCCTGCTGGATACCATAAAGGGAACCACTGCCACAGAGTTATACTGCGTTAGGTCTACCTGCCAGCCTCTGTAGTTAAGCAGCCCTGCCTGGTGCTGACCTAAACCATACCAGGCTTCATCGCTGCTCGTGTCAAATGTTTTATGCAGGCTGTAGCTTTTCTCATTGTTCAGGAGCTGCACAGGCTTAAAAGTGTCCTCACCACCATAGTTCTCCTTTAGCACCACCTTACCGTTCTTGTCGTAAAAGGTCACTTCTCCTGTGTTGGCTGCTACTTCTACTTTAAGAGCATCCGTGGTTAACACCAGGTCCTTTCCGTTTTCCTGTATGCGCCACTGCGGTTTGGCTTTTTGCCCATCTACCACCACTAAACTTGGCAGGTCCTCAAACGCACTCTTTGGACTAGACACAACCTGGATAATCTTGTCCGATACAACGCGAAGCTTCACAAACTGAGGATCCCCGGCTGCCTTTTTCTCCAGTTGAACCAGCACTCCGTCGTCCAGCTTCTTAAAGCTCTTAACAGTAGGGCCGCTGAATGAAGAAAGTGAAGCCAATAAGAGTAGGTAAAACGTATTCCTTATTCTCATATGTAAATTGTACTGGTTAAAGTTTGATGGAATATTACCTGTGAGCAGTCACTTAAAATCTATAAGGAAGTAAGTGATTACGCATCTAAGGTAACAGAATGTTAATATCAGGAGGGGTATCAAATGTTTCATAGATGAGAACAACATGTTAACACCCGCTTATACTGGCAATAAAAGCACATTTATCCAGCACAACATGTTACACCAGGAAACATACAGGCAAAAAAGGGTGTGCCCATGATCTTGTCAATAGACCATGGGCACACCCTTTTACAAGTACAAAAGTAAATTATAACGGCTACTTAAAATTGCTGGGCATGAAGCACATCAGGCATAAAAGGACTAAATATTTTGTACTTAACTAATTTCCTCTTCGTACTGCCGCACACTTTCTGCATAAGCCGAAGGCAGCACCTGATACTCCTCCTTAAAATATTTTGTAAAGTATTTCCGGTTATTAAACCCAACCTTATAAGCAACTTCCGACACGGTCAGCTGGCTCTTCTCCAGTAGCCGGGCAGCATGCTGCAGCCTTATCTTTCGGATAAACTCCACAGGGGAGGTTCCGGTGAGTGACACCATCTTTTTATATAGATGAACCCTGCTTATAGCAAGTTCTTTACTCATGTACTCGACTGAGAAGTCTGGGTTTGACAGATTCTCCTCCACTAGCTTGATGGCTCTTTGTATCAGCTTGTCATCTAACGACACAATCTCTTCCTGACTGGTTTGCACACTTATCTTCTTCTCAAGCGCTTTGTGCAGCAACTGGTTCTGTGTAACCAGGTTGTTAACCCGCGAAAGCAAGAGCTCGAAGCTGAAAGGCTTCGTAATATAGTCGTTAGCACCAATGTTAAGGCCTCTAAGCTTTTGCTCCTCTGCAGTATGAGCTGAAAGCAGCAGGAACGGAATATGAGAGGTTCTGGAATCGCCTTTAACCTTTTTGCAGAACTCTAAACCGTCTAATACCGGCATCATCAGATCGCTGATAATAAGGTCAGGCATGTTTGCCAAGGCTTTCTGCCAACCCTCCTTACCATTTGGAGCCTCCAGCACATCAAAGTGTACTTCAAGATTATCCTTTAGGTAAGCCAGAAAATCCTCATTGTCTTCTACAAGCAACAGAACCGGCTTTTCTTTAACAGGCTTCTTCAGAACCTTTTCTTTTACGCTTAACTCTACTTCCTCTAAGCAGGCTACATCCTCTACAGGTACAACACTTTCTGTAACATGCGCTTCCACCACAGCAACTGGTGCTATTTCTTTCATCGGTATCCGGACAGTAAAGCAGCTACCAATGCCCAATTCGCTTTCCAAGCTAATTTGCCCTCCATGAATTTTAACGAACTCGCTCGTAATGGCTAACCCGATTCCGCTACCCTGATTTACCAGGCTAGTGGGCAGATCGCTCCTAAAGAAGCGTTCAAAAACCTTCTCCTGTTCGTCTTTGGCAATTCCTATACCTGTATCCTGCACCTTCAGCTCAAGCATCTTCATTCCCTCTGCCACAGCTTCAGTTTGCAGCACTTTTACTGTTACATCTACCTTGCCACCTTCATTAGTAAACTTAAATGCGTTACTCAATAGGTTAAACAGTACTTTCTCCAGCTTATCCATGTCAAACGAAGTATACCACGAATTGGCATCTGCTTGAAAAGACAGGGAGATGTTTTTTTTCTCGGACAGATCAGAAAAGGACTGCACAGAAGTTTGCAAAAACTTAATCACGTTGCCCTCCGATAGGTGCAGCTGCGCTTCTTCAACCTCCAGCTTCCGGAAATCCAGCAACTGGTTTACCAGGTTCAGAAGCCTTTTAGAGTTGCGGTTCATCATCTCGAACTGCTTTAGCTGTTCGGCATCGGAGGTTGATTTAAGCAGTTTCTCTAACGGAGCCAGTATTAATGCTAGAGGAGTCCTGAACTCGTGACTGATATTTGTAAAGAACCGTATCTTAACTTGATTAAGCTCCTGCATTTGCTGTACTTCCCGCTTCTCCTGCTCACGCAGAAATTTTCGCCTGTTTCGCCTAAGCTCAAACTCCCGTACAGAGTAAAGCAGGCCAAGGCTTAGCAGCACATATAACACATAGGCAGTGGTTGTTCTCCAGAACGGCGCCAGTACGGTTAATTTCATACTGATACCTTCCTCACTCCAGACGCCATCGCTGTTGGAAGCCACAACTCTAAACTCATAATCCCCCGGGTCCAGGTTTGTATAAGTAGCTTGGCGGGTGCCTGGGCTGGTTTCATGCCAGTCTTTGTCAAATCCCTCCAGCTTATATTTGTACCTGATCCTGTCAGGGTGAATAAAGCTAAGCGCGGCAAAGCCTATCGTCAGCACATCTTCGTCATGCTTCAGCTCGATATGAGGCCCCTCTGATAGCGCCTTCGCCAGTACTACACGATCATCCCTCACCTCACCTACCTTCAGGCTTTTATTGAAAAGCTGAAAGTCTGTAAATATTAGCTGAGGCTTCGTGTTGTCTTTACCCAAATCTTCAGGGCTAAAGACATTGAACCCGTTTGGCCCTCCAAAAATGAGTTCGCCTTTAGCTGTCTTAAAGGCCGCATTCTCATTGAAGACTTTACCCTGCAGGCCATCAGTTATATCATAGTTTCGGAAGCTTACCTGCAGCTTACCCGCTGCATCCAGCTGTGGTACTACAGTAGAGACTCCGTTCGGCGTGCTCACCCACAAATTGTGCTCATCATCTTCCAGAATGGTAAGAACTATATTGTGCGGCAACCCATCTTTCTGGGTAAATAGTCTAAAAGATTTGTCCTTTGGCTGGTACAGGTGCAGCCCTTCTGAGGTGGCTATCCATGTATTTTTACGGCTGTCGGTGTGGATGTACAGGATGTTATTACTAGCCAGGGTCTTGCTATCTTTTGGGTTGCTCCGGTAACGCATTGTTTTGCCCGTACGCTTGTCCAGTACGGCTATACCATTATTCCCTCCTACCCAGATGTTCTTGTTGGCATCCTCGGCAATGGCAGAAATATAGCTTAGCTGACTACCTGCCTCGTTTTCACCTAGCTTATACTGCCGAAATGTGCCACTAACTCTATCATACTGGTACAAACCCTGTCCCAGCGTACCTACCCACAGTACACCATCCGAGTCCTCAAAGATCTCCCAGATGTTATCATCTGCCAGACCTTCAGAATTAGCTCCGTTACCTTTAATCCGGGTAAACTTCTCCCCATCAAACTTACTTAAGCCACCAGTATAGGTACCTATCCACAGGTCTTTATTCCTATCCAGCAATAGGCTCACAATAACATCGCTCCCGATACTGTTTGGGTTGTTGGGATCGGACGCATAGCGCGTATACTTGCCGGTTTTACGGTCGAGGTATAACAATCCTCCACCATTGGTACCAATCCAAAGATTACCCTTTTCATCCTCTGCAAAGCGGTTTACATCATCATAAGGCAAACTACCGGCAACTGCAGGCTGGTGCTTGTAATGGTTAAACCGGAACATGTCTTTGTGGTAGATATTCACACCTTTTTTGTAGGTGCCTAGCCAGATGATACCCTCACGGTCTTTGTAAACAGCTTTCAGGCTATTATCTACCAGCGCATTCTCCTCGACAGAGCTGCTTAGCACATAACTTACCTGCATGGTTGACTTATGGATGATATTAATCCCACCATGATCGGTAATCACCCACACCTGCCCCGGCTCTGCCTCTACTACGCCACCCACCACATTGGATTTCAGCCTAAGGTCGGGCGTACTCTTATTGAAATTCGATAAAATTTTAGAAGCCGTTCTGTAGAGGTAAACGCCGTTATTCCGATTAAAAGTGGAGATCCAGAGGTCGTTGTCGCTATCAATGGTTAAGGTAAAGTTCTCTGCCGTTTTCTGATGAGCGTCAACCAAGGCATTAACCCGCTCCACCACCTTCAGGCTACTTGCACTTAACTTCTCCAATAAGCCATTCTGGTGCAGCACCCAATAGTCTCCTTGCCCGTTCTGCCCCATCACAGAAACAGAATTACTACTTAGGCTGCTATTTATGCCAACAGTGTGGCGAAGCTTTGTTACTTTTCTTGATTTGGGACTATACCGCACAAGCCCCTGCCCCGCCTGAATAAACCAGAAGTGTCCTTGTTTGTCCTTAAATATACTCTGTACAGTTCCCTCCTGCAGGCCATACTGCTTTAAGAAGGCAGCAAGGTTACCGGAGGTAAATGTTTCTGTTTTGGGATTGTAGATACTGAGGCCTTTGTAGGTGCTCACCCAAATATAGCCATCAGGGCCTTCATAGAGGTTCTGTACCTCATTATCGTGAATAGATGTGGAATCTTTAGAGTCGTGCCGGAAAGTCGTTATTTGATACCCGTCATAGCGGTTAAGCCCACCTTGCGTCCCGATCCACACATAACCTTTACTATCCTTCAGAAAGCAGGTTATCTGGTTATGCGAAAGCCCGCTGTTTATATCCAGCAGGGAAAATTTGTAACGATCTGGCAGGGCAGCCCTTGTAGCAACATAAGGCACCAGAAA is a genomic window containing:
- a CDS encoding TIM-barrel domain-containing protein, which gives rise to MRIRNTFYLLLLASLSSFSGPTVKSFKKLDDGVLVQLEKKAAGDPQFVKLRVVSDKIIQVVSSPKSAFEDLPSLVVVDGQKAKPQWRIQENGKDLVLTTDALKVEVAANTGEVTFYDKNGKVVLKENYGGEDTFKPVQLLNNEKSYSLHKTFDTSSDEAWYGLGQHQAGLLNYRGWQVDLTQYNSVAVVPFMVSSRNYGVLWDNTSITKFGDVRPYQEISKLKLYTKDQKPGALTATYISDPKSGKAPIVRQEKEINYEFLQQQDDFPEGYSLEGGTITWEGFIESDETGEHHFTMPSSGYVKVWIDNKVLLDNWREAWNPGLSVFAHELKKGQKHAFRIEWKPDGGQSYLALRYLTPISQQNKDKFSFASEAGDEIDYYFVYGNNMDEVISGYRTLTGDAQVMPKWAMGFWQSRERYKTQEELMNVVKEFRERHIPIDNIVQDWSYWEEDQWGSQEFDEKRFPDPKGMIDELHNKYNVHFMISTWPKFYEGIDAYKKFDEKGLLYKTSINEGIRDWIGKGYVSTFYDAFNPEGRKMFWELLSEKLYSLGVDAWWQDATEPDILSNSSIEHRKTLMNPTYLGAADKYFNAYVLVHNKGIYEGQRSVNPNERVFILTRSAFAGLQRYGAATWSGDIASTFPEMARQIPAGLNFSMSGLPYWTTDIGGFFVENKYDRPEPQGDALEEWRELNTRWYQFGTFTPLYRAHGQYPYREVFNIAPEDHKAYQSIVYYNKLRYRLMPYIYSLAGHVYHNDYTIMRALVMDFGADKKVQNIGDQFMFGPSLLINPVYERHATSRKVYLPANTGWYNLYDGKYVQGGQEVNADAPYERMPIFVKEGAILPYGPEIEYTTEKPADLITLYVYGGKDGKFELYEDENTNYNYENGKFATIPITYNEASKTLTIGKRQGEFDGMLKKRAFNVVFVDRNNPKALQFDAKPVRTVKYTGKAKTVKLQ
- a CDS encoding SusC/RagA family TonB-linked outer membrane protein, encoding MAYAQHTVSGRVTSGADGMGLPGVSVRMKSDPTKGTVSDAEGNYQLQIPSGNATLIFSFTGFVPQEVAVNNRSQINVALGEDVKALEEVVVVGYGTQQKKLVTGATTQVSGEEIQKQSTTNALQALQGQAPGVQISSTSGQPGEGMRVLVRGLGTIGNSGPLYVVDGVLTSDISFLNPADIQSIDVLKDAASAAIYGSQAANGVVLITTRSGKAGQPTQITFDTYYGVQNVAKKHDMLNAREYASIMNEAMINSGKLPRFTNEEIAAMGEGTNWLDEMFVDNAVTQNYSFGAQGASEGSSFSTGLSYTSQEGIVGGKDLSFYERYNFRINTEHNLYKDVVKIGEHLTFAYINNNGIGVGNQYNNSLRGAFNTSPFVPMYDEEGNFWDNSGAAWTGGGEANPYAQMVYSNQNRRNSQRLLGDVYLSIEPIKNLKFRTSLGVDYSAGESRSFTPTYRLSIYNFNDFTRASQSLNKGRTLLWDNLLSYNFTLGQDHGFEAMIGSSAFQNDGSSIYGSNTNLIFNDLEHAWLSNATNADGVNISLTGAPYDQDRRMSYFGRLNYNYKEKYLLNTTFRADGSSRFAPNNRWGYFPSVSAGWVVSEEAFLQNSAEWLDYFKLRGSWGQVGSQNIPAFRYMAQVNFNNTNYTFGPGEGALVPGDALLTPGAFPSRLSNLDLQWETSEQTNFGFDAYLLNNKISVTFDWYSKITKDWLIEARVPATAGGLPPYVNGGDVRNTGVELALNYSDKIGEFNYSVGVNGAYNKNKVGQIPTTDGIIHGEINQLYDNSLEFYRAQNGYPIGYFWGLETAGIFQTEEEVGSYRSGEGRVIQPNARPGDVKFVDQNGDGIINDQDRVMIGNPNPEYTFGATLSANYKGFDISVLASGVAGNDIVQSYRNQANQFANYSASILDRWHGPGSSNTMPRVTEDNRNWTNFSDLYIHDGDFLRISNVTLGYDFGKLLNKGFIKQVRLYASVQNLYTFTRYNGMDPEIGYSIGFAQGVDLGYYPRPRTTMIGANIRF
- a CDS encoding RagB/SusD family nutrient uptake outer membrane protein; the encoded protein is MKKLNILVLSLGLLTLGSCGDDFLDAEPIITATEENFYRTPDDAFKALVGCYDGLQVVWADGVSFPVASEVMSDNTFGGTGNSDGFGYQMLDEFDRQRSPSDQNLFGANWTAYYRAVYRCNVLLNKMDQIDWTGNEELRTTYEAEARFLRAYLYFDMVRLWGNIPLLTEPSRENLPQVAPEEVYAVIAEDLKFAAENLASVSYPAQSPATYGRVTKWAAESLIGRVFLYYTGYYGRGDLAGVITKDQALAYLEDVIASSGHGLVEDFARLWPAASLQNFAGETNKEIIFSVRYTYTSDYDGNTDGNHWMVMLGMREQAYFPYGNGWGGGTVNPRLWNAYSENDTRRTASIIAIEEEEIPFVNQEKQREYTGYYNKKYTPMVDENGNSVPVSSGATNFMIGQYQDYFSIRYADVLLMAAELGSPHAQTYFDMVRKRAYQDNFTPLAVTQQNIMTERRLEFAFEGHRYWDLLRQGVETAAATIAETTTLLNGGTEVTKTISASNISQTQGLQQIPYNEITLSDGVLTQNMGW